tcaaaattctaaaattattttaaaatttaaatgtccAAAGGAGTCCTCTGTATTTACAGGCGAGTGTGTGGCATTATTGGAAGCTTGCCTGTTCATTGAATCCCACGATATCAGCTCAGGGGTTATCTTTTCAGATTCCTTGAGCTGCCTACAAGCCCTTTCCCAAAATCCATTTAAAAGTAAACTCCAAAGCCCAATAATCCTTAGCATTAAAAAGTCCCTATTATCTTGTAGCATCCAACAAAAAGAGGTCCATTTAGTATGGATACCTAGCCACTGTGGTATCAAGGGTAACGAATGTGTGGACGCCCTGGCTAAAGATGCTTGCACATCAGTTACAGCCGATCCTGCGCACTTCTCCCTTCAAGGGTATGACCTGCTGAACCTTCCAAAAGCGCATCTTGAGACTGcatggcaagagtattggaaCGTTTCCAGCAGTAAAAAgggtaaatacttttttaatatacaaCCCTTAATTCAAAGTAAGCCCTGGTATTACCATTTTAAAAAGTTCCCTAAGCACGTGATATCGGTTTTTAGCAGAATCCGTTTAGGACATTGCTGCACACCTGTTTTTGTGAGTTCACCTCTGTGAGTGTGGATTAGATGAAGGTAGCTTGGAGCACATATTTTTCAGCTGCCCTATAAACTCCTCATCCTTCGACCTATATAACCGCctcattaaattaaagattCCTGTACCAATCAACTTCCCTTCCCTTTTAACATTTTCCTCTCCAGAACTGATCCATATCCTATTGATCTTTATCCtccaaaataacattaaattgtaGACTTTGGTCAATTTAGGCCACTGTCTATGTGGttgtggtatttttattttttatttctgtgtatatatatgttttgttttatacttcTATGTACTAACAATATATcaagtttatttatgtgtttgtttcagTGCCGTCCTACTAACGCAACAAGTTCTACAATAAGTGCAAAGTTTTCTCCTTtcagttttttaaattgttatcgTACCTACTTGCTTCTCATATCACTTGtcagtggcagaatcgtcgacgtAGACTTCGACGGCATTGATTGccagaaacaaaaatagaatagaatagaatttttctggcattatatttttttttactttcataacaaaaaatgttctatatttaacgggctatctagccatataggtctcgttcgtggtggacatttggaccggaatcgcccattgtcctttggtggtcgaatacaatttaaagtgaagtcgtgactaaaatagctggtactattacatttttagactttatttttctggtgttcagtagatatttctggttgcaaaacttagggtatcaaagcattttatggtggtcattatatttgttcccttgTTTCTTTCGTTTGTAGTAGACAagtttataaaaacatataggtattcCGAcgtgtaagttatattttatacctatagtTCTGTTATAATGGAGGCATCCGGCAAATTAGTTTTAGGCAGGTAAGCTTAGCATTATCGAAGTAATTAGTCGAATGATTAACGATATCAATGTTAATACGTGCTATGTACTTGGCGTCTTTAAGTTATATCAAGATTCTGATCTCCAATATCATAATTGTAGTTGATGTTTGGGACAAGTTGCTAAGAAGTGATCGACTAGAATCCGATTTTCATATAAAAGGTGAGATTACAACTCATCCGCACGTGAGATTATAACTCACCCTCATGCGTGATTTCAGGCGGGCGAGAAGCTTGAATCCAACTCTACTTACCTTTGaaaatatacacatacataggtGTATTTCAATGCCATTGCAGTAAGTAAGGCTGGTTATTCcccgccggggctgcgggattgttcgaaagagtcaccgcggccccggtacataaaaggcctacgagaaacacgatggatttttagtcagtaaatgtctgacactccctcactgctgttaacccacagcgggagggtcacttgatgatttttgccatcgataAAAAAGTAAAGACTGGTCTATTCCGACCCATTAAACAAACCCAAAATTCCTTACAGAAACCATGGCGCTCTCAATGACCGCCAAGCTGATTATATCGGTCGTAGTCCTGGGCGTGATTGGCGGCATGACAGCCACCATAGTCCTGCTACTCACGGAAGAAGACCAGGCGTATGACAGTACTACCAGCACCACTTCTACTCCTACGACGCTGGTGTCAACTACTGATGTGGGGGGAGAGGATCTGCCGTATCGAGTGGGAGTCGGTATTGCCGATATGACGGGGCCTTGCGTGGATATTACTTTTGTAAGGATTTATGAAGCTTTTAACTTTTACTTGGTAAAAGAAGTTTGCAAGAGTTCAATCTATTTGAAAATGCCAATTTACTTGGTGCTTGAAATAATAGTAGGCACTTACCTATAATTATAATTGCGAGATGAGCTATAAATCCAATTTTTAGCTCGTCTATGACGGCGAAAGACGAAATGAGGAATGAGGTCTTTAAGTTGAGGAGAATCTCACAAATTTTGATTTTAGCGACGAGGTTCTAAGTGGTAGGGGAGCCCTAGAAGGGATTTtgggatttactcaagcgcggcagattagtatatagggaggtacctattaccccatttaacacctccaccaaGTATTAGTcctgtatatgcagccgcgcgtctagaataaaggatcagattagtaaaaaaaaaattatcatctgacattctccagcgcgtcagattaagatagggtaagttagttatatgctaaaaagtgtatattccaaTAATCTGACAATTTTcgattgacgataagaagtaggaaggttacaaacttgtaaaaaaaaaacgtcatcttgactttctcgagcgcggctatttttttttttattttgaagggaatAATTTAAcgttcacaaaaaatatataatctgacgattcccgtaagccgaagtaaggaaaattaatcgataaagtttaaagcgtgcagctacgtgatgcctctctttttttttcaattcaattcatttgcaataagcGTTGgtacattttgggtcttaaataatctacactaatatataTACTGGTCATAGTATGCAGATGTActgtttttaacgaagacgattcattttattggatacttacgttaaatacgtgtgccttccagttgcattgtttgtctatcgtgataccgagaaatgccgtttcgTATACTTCTTGTAATTTATGTCCTCTATAATTACTGTTTATAGCCTTCTTTTTAtacgtggtggcctagtcatccggttagactggaagccgaccccaacatagttgggaaaaatgcTAGGCAGAAGATGATGagccttatttttttatctatgtgtattaaattgaataaaattagtttttgtacgATTTACGCGTGgattatttccgtcaagccatgttattatagattcaattgtattgtttatgtcacatgtatatttatcaatgtcattataattcaatgtaattattatagaaatgtatgtaatgtatgagcagattgGTACACTCcgccaatagcaatgtcatacatatcattgtaaaggcctttttatctagaacaacctttattatgACAGCTTtcttgaaatgtttgtccgttctgggATATAGATCAAAAtgtgtgtaaaagttaaaactaaataatctattgatatctcaagtttttaaaggaataccAAAGTGCTACTACGTGtatgtcttgtaagtactaAGTACTTGCTGTGCAGACATTGGTTTCCAAGATAAACTTAGacagtaaatacaaacttagaaaagttgcattggtacttgcctgacctggaatcgatacacatatttgagaggttggttctttacccactaccCACCACGacttaaataatgattataacaaaattaaaaaaacatcaacattggtgttaatttttcaaagaaaatcaggttacagtattgattattattagtttcagccccggatcttcaattttttttaggcggggcaaaaactgaaaaatgccgccccgcctacctacctacttatgtttattttcaccaacgaactCTTTCACTTTTCTGGTAGGTCACTGTCactttttttggtaggtaaatgacttaaaaaaagaGTCCAAATCATTGtgggctcaaactgttggccaggtttaagttatgaaagtcgagacagatcaATGTAGGCAAAAAATTAAGCGCTGTTAAGTAACacgcagtcggaagcgcaaacttttttgtttttgaggactccataaataatttttttgctacatttgtcttataaaaggtaagacagTGTGGATTTGACTTTTGCAAGTAACAACCTAACGTCTGtttaatattgcgcgagcgaagcgagcgcgaaattttttgagcctacgacacaaaagtacctgattaaggacattgtcaagcaacaagtagccgcgagcgtagcgagcgcgaacttttttaagttatttgtttgatgactcacagggccgtctctagctcatgtagcgcctaggtgcaatcatcacccaagcgccacctatgtattgaaagattttgagtagtacatattgatcgaagtacttagAATAGtgacaaggaatataaataagaacgttcggatgaaagtcacttttttggtaggctcaaactgttggccaggtttaagttatgaaagtcgagacagaataatgcaattattgtaaaaatttgcgcGAACGAAAGTAGCATGcaaattttgggacacaaaaagcaaataaattttaaaagcgctgtaacaagcagtcggaagcgcaaacttttttgtttttgaggactccataaataatattttttgctacatttgacttataaaaggtaatacAGCGTGGATTTGAGTCATGAAGTTATGAAAGTAAAGgatgtataatattgcgcgagcgaagcgagcgcgaaattttttgagcctacgacacaataataagtgactaagtacattgtaaagccacgaacttttttaaattacttgtttgaagactcacaaattaaactgggaattatgtacaaataaaaagaaaccgtgattagagcgagtgccatttgtgttcgttgattcggtgcgtcaataaaaatgataaaccatcagaaagacaacattgtcatttagccgcgagcgtagcgagcgagaatttttgcacttagttggaggatgttaaaagtgaaaaataataaaaatgatcaattaaacaaagcgaaggcgacttttttagaaactttgcttgtcagtatcatgatacaatggaactaattccttatcaaacgggtgtaatttcatcgaaatttcctggtggggGGGCACCCTGacaccgaggcgcccgggttattcgcacaccctgtaccataggttaagacggccctgcagGTAACTATTGTGGTATtattaggatttaaaatcaggcggCCGCCTGATTtcgccgccccctgaatttgccgcccggggcatgggccccggcttgcccccccctagatccggggctgattagttttcatttgttttttatctacactcagcggcacggaatctggcccaagcacattttggccttataaccattatttaaatgaaaaatcagaatttttactttaaaattgtttaatttactcattttccaataaaaaatgactaacagacaacagaattatgaggattttcattaagtttaattgagttagaaaacagaatcctttaccgcaataatcaccataaacttttaaattcaacatttttaacaaaacagaaagttatcgaattttaataatggatgtttcttcctcttgatctgatgaatgcttgcatacgatctggcatgctctggatcgtgttttttatctccacctgggagatctcctcccaggcagctaccagcgcggttttcagttcactgaaagtccgtggtgggttacgacttgctcggacctgtcttttaagcatgtcccagacatgttctacaggattcatggctgggtttcttgcaggccagtccaatttttgaataccgacctcgaacaagtaatcggttactcaaagagctgcgtgaggtcgagcattgtcctgcattatacgaaattcttcacttcctatgaatccctgacagggtaaaacatgatttagaaggatctcttcaatataccgcactgttgtcagacgactttcgacatacaataattcagtacgggcttctgaacttctgCCTcgacaaaccaagatggacccaccatgaaaaccgactgtttgcttggtagtggtgggaagaaaccattgtCCGCGCTTTCCCCATCcacgttcacggccgtctggagctcttaggacaactctgcattcatcggtccataaaattttacttcattagtcatgcgtccaatttgcatgttctcttgcaaacctaagtctggctacgcgatggtgcgggaggagttccgggcctcgagttggtctttgAGTACGCACATCCCGTTCCtctatccttcttcttattgtgtacatacggacgttgacttctcttgctgtttgcaaaggctggcgtatctctaacgcagtgagaaaccgatttttcattattgcacgtacgataaatcggtcgtcgtgcgccgacgaacaccttacacccctTTCTGgccttcttgtgtaaaggccagtctggtcatgcattttctatgcatatctttcacttatacgcggtgcacttaaagtttcaaccatcttccactGCGTACACCCTTGACGTCTTaacaacactacttgagcaacttgagctgcagtaagggtaattttcagatcaaattgtgaaaaaagagaaacaaaaagcgatcataatcattaattttttttggaacgtgcttagtacttcggcaatttctatctgaatttaaacttaactttctgctttgtgttccaacaacggaatctgcttctcgtgttataaaagttaaacagacacacatttttctgtattttaattaacaaatacgaAAGGACAGAcgatatgtcatatgaaattagaatttacaacagctatctgggctgatatctacttgtgtttgtttgggccaaattccgtgccgctgagtgtatatctcagaacggacaaacattagaacaaagctgtcattgtaaatgttgttctagttgaaaagacctatccaacgatatatttgactttgctattggtggggtttATCATTACGCCCAATATCCAGTTAGTACAGTATAAGGTGGAAATGCAAAattatagtaacaattatggaccctaacgggtaGGACTCAGGAGACTTACACTTACTGGAACTTAGTTTTTCCTtcaaaaacttgagatatcaatggattatttagttttaactatTGCACaatttttgatctatatctcaggacgggcaaacatgtcaacaaagctgtcatattaaaggttgttctagataaaaaggcctatacaatgatatgtatgacattgctattggtggagtaTACCaagtcccatatatttgtgtccattgtcctttatgtttttcatacttatttgctcataaataaaagttttgtacttcaaagaatacatactggtttatttacatgcaattttttcagttcttcaatttgttaaaaggtttgcaaaaaaactttcaattgtcagattaagcgaatccctccagataatcgtcagattataagatgattacgttaagggtacataaatgaaccatatatatcttaatctgacgcgctcgagtatttcaaaatagcgatttttttttgtaatttcaaatAATGGCCACGAGTTAaggtcacgtctaaatcgtcagattattgcataagagccttcggtttggttcacttaacaccccttttgaaaatctgacgcgctcgataaaattattttttttcccatttttaacccttacctacgaccacccccaccatggaaacagtcagattaatatacgtatgttttcaaaatgacgtaggtcgtgcatgctattaatatctgacgcgctcgagtatgtccatgcaactgtttttttttacatttttgaaagtttatagccgctccacccaccgatgaaagtgtgtgtatgtcaggacatttttttcttcttatcatctaagcttcgcaatctaataggtctcattgacgctcgagtcactcccgatttagcactctcgcctcccctactaAAGTTACTTATTAACACCTCTAGAATGCCGCTAATtaaagaacaatagaaaatccatTGTGTCTTGCGTATATCTGCGCACCGGCATCCAAGGGGTTAAATGTAATTACAAATGGTTCCAGATGGGTTACGCAGAAGTGGGTCAAAGCGGCCGAGGTCTCCACCTGCGTCAGTTCGCCAGATCCTTCATCTTCGTGAAGGGAGACACCAGGATAGTCCTGGTCACCGCTGAGGTGCAAGCCGTCGGTATTGCAGTCAGAAGACAAGTAAGATTAATTCCATTTCCTACACGATTTTCCTTAATTTTCAAGTCGCAGGAAGAATttgaatatatgtataataagtaCTTTCCACTATGTGTTGTTATCTTCTAGCTAGAGCAAAACAGGATGCTGTTTTCTTCAACGACAGTTATCCATTCTCTTATTAAATTGAAGAAGCTGCATATTTcctatttttctaaaataaatctgACTTAAAATCTTGAATCTCATCTCCAGGTGGTGAAGAATCTCCAAGACCTGTACGGCGACATGTACTCCCTGAGGAACGTGATCCTGACGGGCACTCACACGCACAGCGGTCCTGGAGGTCACATGGTAGACTTTATCCTGGACATCAGTATCCTCGGCTTCTCGCAGGAGACCTACAATGCTTATGTTGATGGCATAACCAGGGTAAGTTCTGGGGACGCGAAAATTTTTGGAATATtcttttcattgtttatttttagacataaGGAAAGCACTAGGTATAAGTTTTTGATGGAATTATtagtagtaactattatatgtATCTGTGTTATTAGGCCCTTTAAATAAATCGCATAACTTACTTATATCCCAGTATTGCATAATGTATGGTTTCACTTTGCGTATTTCTTCCATTTGCATATACTTATTGACcaggttttttgttattttccagAGTATAGTCCGTGCCCACAACAACATAGTGCCGGCTCGCCTGTTCTTCGGGCAGACGAAGGTGACAGGCGCTCATAAGAACAGGTCTCCCTACTCCTATGACTACAACCCTGAGGAGGAGAGAGCTCGGTAAGTGGTatcacttaaataatgtcaCCCGGGTGAAAAATGCTGGAAAATACTACATCATTGATAATAATGGCAGGGCGATATGATGTGGTCATCACAATTGGACAGCAGGCAGACTAGTTGCCATTATCATAGTGTCAAGGACCCGGTATCAACCAGTTCTTCCACCATCACTCTCAACTTTTGCATGACTGCATCTATTTCCTTGACAATCTTGAACGACTTCATACTTCAATTATGATCTTCACTTTCTTCAGCTACGACTCAAACACAGACGACATCCTCACTCAAGTGAAGATCGTGAAGGCAGACAACAGCCTCCACGGCGTGATGACGTGGTACTCCGTGCACACCACCAGCATGAACATGACGAACCAGCTCGTGTCGTCTGATAACCTCGGGTATGCAGCGCTCAAGATGGAAAAGGAACTCAACCCTCAAAATAAGCCGGGCAAGGTAACGTTCAGATTATTTAACTAGAATATTAGTTATGTGCAAATATTGAAAGCAGTATGTTCTAACAAAATCACAGAAGAACACTGGGACAGTGTGGATTGAAATCCATTTCATTCATAATAACTAACACCTATTCCACACGTAGAACTACACCACTGTTCTTCtcatgtagaaaaaaaaattaaagctgTCTATTAATTACTTCCAGCCCGACATCGTGGCAGGATTCTTCTCCTCCAGCTTGGGTGACGTGTCCCCCAACACCCGTGAAGCCCGCTGCGAGTTCTCCGGCAAGGAGTGTGACAACCAGTTCATCATCTGCGATCACTTGGAGAGGTGCTTCGCTGAAGGACCCGGCAAGGACATGTTTGAGAGCACCAAGATTATTGGCGATGCAGTGTTTGAAGGAGCTTGGGTAAGTGTTTTCTTCTTGAAATCAAGTGTAACTGTACTAACTGGATCAAAGATGTGTAATTCAAGATTTGTAATTCGAGTTTTTGAGCGAGAATATCATTTCAGTTATTTGCACAGATTTCAAATTCAATCTGTATTAatgcttataattttattatttgtaggaAGTGCTGAAGTCCGAAGGTGAGGAGTTGACAGGAGAACTGAAAGTCATTCACCAGTTCATTGAGATGGGAGAAGAAACAGTTGCCAAGTACGACCCAATCACTCAGACCTTCGACGTTGTGAGTACCCATAACATAAATATCATAAACCTACCGCACCTCCCGCTGTAACAAATATGTACCTCTATATTAATACTTATTCATAATCCTTTGTTGCaaactttttatattcaatatCTTTCACCAGAATAATCCAGTAAAAGGCTGTGTTCCGGCCATGGGCTACAGTTTTGCTTCAGGAACGATCGATGGTGCCAACACACTGAATATTACTCAGGTAATTGAGGTTTccatattcataaaatattctttaagcTTGATGTTGATTTTAAGAATTTCGTTCAACTGGTTTTCAGGGTACAATTGAAGGTAATCCACTTCTGGACTTCGTGGGTGGTATAGTTGCTGAAGCAACTCCTGAAGATGTTGAGTGTCAGGCGCCCAAGCCCATCCTACTGGCTACAGGACGTGTAAGTGCTAAGAAATTACTACTtactataaaattgtaaatgaaCATCAAATCCGGATAAATCAATGAACTTCACTAGTACATTAGGGACCTTTTAACCGATTTGAGTTAAGCAGCCTGGTGCTTACAAGAATTATACATAGCTGTTTAGCTCTAATACGTATACCAATTAACTTAATGAACAATTTAGTACGGCAAC
This genomic window from Helicoverpa armigera isolate CAAS_96S chromosome 13, ASM3070526v1, whole genome shotgun sequence contains:
- the LOC110382657 gene encoding neutral ceramidase; the protein is MALSMTAKLIISVVVLGVIGGMTATIVLLLTEEDQAYDSTTSTTSTPTTLVSTTDVGGEDLPYRVGVGIADMTGPCVDITFMGYAEVGQSGRGLHLRQFARSFIFVKGDTRIVLVTAEVQAVGIAVRRQVVKNLQDLYGDMYSLRNVILTGTHTHSGPGGHMVDFILDISILGFSQETYNAYVDGITRSIVRAHNNIVPARLFFGQTKVTGAHKNRSPYSYDYNPEEERARYDSNTDDILTQVKIVKADNSLHGVMTWYSVHTTSMNMTNQLVSSDNLGYAALKMEKELNPQNKPGKPDIVAGFFSSSLGDVSPNTREARCEFSGKECDNQFIICDHLERCFAEGPGKDMFESTKIIGDAVFEGAWEVLKSEGEELTGELKVIHQFIEMGEETVAKYDPITQTFDVNNPVKGCVPAMGYSFASGTIDGANTLNITQGTIEGNPLLDFVGGIVAEATPEDVECQAPKPILLATGRANFPIPWHPHIVSATLIWLGDLVILGVPGEPTTMSGRRMKAVVGDVMERHGFEPRVVVSGLSNEYIHYVATFEEYQVQRYEAASTIYGPNTLDIFLNKFSEFTTVAIEGGDVPEGPEPADNRDRTLSLITPVVFDGTPLGRRFGDCIRQPPSVVRSGDVVSATFVAANPRNDLKQEGSHAVIERLELSQWVEYTNDADWDTKFTWERVSTLTGTSQVTFEWKVPESAILASYRIVYHGASKGLLGNISPFRGVSNAFQVIG